One part of the Perognathus longimembris pacificus isolate PPM17 chromosome 10, ASM2315922v1, whole genome shotgun sequence genome encodes these proteins:
- the Exosc6 gene encoding exosome complex component MTR3: MPGDHRRIRGPEESQPPQLYAADEDEEPAARDPTRLRPVYARAGLLSQAKGSAYLEAGGTKVLCAVSGPRQAEGGERGGGPAGTGGEAPAALRGRLVCDFRRAPFSGRRRRAPPGGGEERELALALQEALEPAVRLGRYPRAQLEVSALLLEDGGSALGAALTAAALALADAGVEMYDLVVGCGLSLAPGPAPTWLLDPTRLEEEHAAAGLTVALMPVLNQVAGVLGSGEGGQTESWAEAVRLGLEGCQRLYPVLQQCLVRAARRRGAASPS; the protein is encoded by the coding sequence ATGCCCGGGGACCACCGCCGCATCCGCGGGCCGGAGGAGTCCCAGCCTCCGCAGCTGTACGCCGCCGACGAGGACGAGGAGCCCGCCGCCCGTGACCCGACGCGGCTGCGGCCGGTGTACGCGCGCGCCGGGCTGCTGAGCCAGGCCAAGGGCTCGGCCTACCTGGAGGCGGGCGGCACCAAGGTGCTGTGCGCCGTGTCGGGCCCGCGCCAGGCCGAGGGCGGGGAGCGCGGCGGCGGCCCGGCCGGGACGGGGGGCGAAGCCCCGGCCGCGCTGCGCGGCCGCCTGGTCTGCGACTTCCGCCGCGCGCCCTTCTCGGGGCGCCGGCGCCGCGCGCCCCCGGGCGGCGGCGAGGAGCGCGAGCTGGCGCTGGCGCTGCAGGAGGCGCTGGAGCCCGCGGTGCGCCTGGGCCGGTACCCGCGCGCGCAGCTCGAGGTGTCGGCGCTGCTGCTGGAGGACGGCGGCTCGGCGCTGGGCGCCGCGCTCACGGCCGCCGCGCTCGCCCTGGCCGACGCGGGAGTGGAGATGTACGACCTGGTGGTGGGTTGCGGCCTGAGCCTCGCGCCGGGGCCCGCGCCCACCTGGCTGCTGGATCCCACGAGGCTCGAGGAGGAGCACGCCGCCGCCGGCCTCACCGTGGCCCTCATGCCGGTCCTCAACCAGGTGGCCGGGGTGCTAGGCAGCGGGGAAGGCGGCCAGACTGAGAGCTGGGCCGAGGCCGTGCGCCTGGGCCTCGAGGGCTGCCAGCGGCTCTACCCGGTGCTGCAGCAGTGTCTGGTGCGGGCTGCCCGTCGGAGGGGCGCCGCCTCCCCTTCCTAA